Proteins from a single region of Chromobacterium sp. ATCC 53434:
- a CDS encoding chaperone modulator CbpM codes for MNQNQPAVTQGVVVEEQLELTLLELCQASHAEEAFVIRWVREGALEPQGESPQNWRFRGDALRRARVAWRLSCDLEINPSGVALVLDLLDELQALRARLDRTGKH; via the coding sequence ATGAATCAGAACCAGCCGGCAGTGACTCAGGGCGTGGTGGTGGAGGAGCAACTGGAGCTGACGCTGCTTGAACTGTGCCAGGCCAGCCATGCCGAAGAGGCCTTTGTTATCCGCTGGGTACGGGAGGGCGCGCTGGAGCCGCAGGGCGAGTCGCCGCAGAATTGGCGTTTCCGTGGCGATGCCTTGCGGCGCGCGCGGGTGGCCTGGCGCTTGTCGTGCGATCTAGAGATCAATCCCTCTGGCGTGGCGCTGGTGCTGGATCTGCTGGACGAGCTGCAGGCCTTGCGGGCGCGTCTGGATCGGACTGGCAAGCACTAG
- a CDS encoding PRC-barrel domain-containing protein has protein sequence MNYAERDIYGVYRVKVHTQLAEQVELMAVNELIGSDVYNQRNVFLGDIKEIMLNVKTGCIAYVQLSIRGLLDLDGKRVAVPWSAFMFDAANNRLVVSVDRLHLWQVPDIEVHKWLHVNQPTPLPDKAADYGRGLD, from the coding sequence ATGAACTATGCAGAGCGCGATATTTACGGGGTGTACCGAGTGAAAGTCCATACGCAGTTAGCGGAGCAGGTGGAGCTGATGGCGGTGAATGAGCTGATCGGCAGCGACGTTTACAACCAGCGCAATGTGTTTCTGGGCGATATCAAGGAAATCATGCTGAACGTGAAAACGGGCTGCATCGCGTATGTGCAATTGTCGATTCGCGGATTGCTGGACCTTGACGGCAAAAGGGTGGCCGTGCCGTGGAGCGCCTTCATGTTTGATGCCGCGAATAATCGCTTGGTGGTGAGTGTGGATCGTTTGCATTTGTGGCAGGTCCCTGACATTGAAGTGCACAAGTGGCTGCATGTGAACCAGCCAACGCCTTTGCCCGACAAGGCGGCCGACTATGGCCGCGGACTCGACTAA
- a CDS encoding cyclopropane-fatty-acyl-phospholipid synthase family protein produces the protein MHAQGNLGFFIKGGRIMAWQNDMEQWAQQIRQRNPFAARLVWDDRQIDFGAFERPLVTLYVREASALRYLLSPSLDGLGEAYVRGVFDVEGALDDIIDLAYSLSRGSDSRLKEIASYFRHSRKADRQAIQYHYDVSDTFYTLWLDPLMVYSCAYFETGEECLAEAQVKKMDHILTKLKLTPGQTLLDIGCGWGGLVMRAAQRFGAHCLGITLSQNQYETATARVRAAGLQDRIEIRLQDYRDTQGQFDRIASVGMCEHVGLKGLPDYFSRIHSLLRDDGMALNHGITLSSADSLEVPFGAGRFIEKYVFPGGELPHIGEVLRTMQQGGLEALDVENLRRHYAKTLSCWTMNFENQSVRIRQEVGEEKYRIWRVYLSGCAYAFRHDVVSIYQVLCHKAGRHADGLPWSRQYMYAHGDAEAATMPSPNG, from the coding sequence ATGCATGCGCAGGGCAATCTTGGTTTCTTCATCAAAGGAGGCCGGATCATGGCTTGGCAGAATGATATGGAGCAATGGGCGCAACAGATACGACAGCGCAATCCGTTTGCGGCGAGATTGGTTTGGGATGACAGGCAGATCGATTTTGGCGCTTTCGAGCGGCCATTGGTGACGCTGTACGTCAGGGAAGCCTCCGCGCTGCGTTACTTGTTGTCGCCTAGCCTGGATGGTTTGGGCGAAGCTTATGTGCGTGGGGTTTTCGATGTGGAGGGCGCGCTGGATGACATCATAGACTTGGCCTATTCCTTGTCCCGTGGCAGCGACAGCCGCCTTAAGGAGATTGCCAGCTATTTCCGCCACTCGCGCAAGGCGGATCGGCAGGCCATCCAGTACCACTATGATGTGTCTGATACGTTCTACACCCTATGGCTGGACCCGCTGATGGTGTATTCCTGCGCTTATTTCGAAACCGGCGAGGAGTGCCTTGCCGAGGCGCAAGTCAAGAAAATGGATCATATCCTGACCAAGTTGAAGCTGACGCCGGGACAGACCCTGCTCGACATCGGCTGCGGCTGGGGCGGGCTGGTGATGCGGGCGGCGCAACGCTTTGGCGCGCATTGCCTGGGCATCACGCTGTCGCAGAATCAATATGAAACGGCGACAGCCAGGGTGCGCGCCGCGGGCCTGCAAGACCGCATCGAGATCCGCTTGCAGGATTATCGGGACACCCAAGGCCAATTCGATCGCATCGCCAGCGTGGGGATGTGCGAGCATGTTGGTCTCAAGGGCTTGCCGGATTACTTCAGCCGGATCCACAGCCTGCTGCGCGATGACGGGATGGCGCTGAATCACGGCATCACCCTATCCAGCGCGGATAGCCTGGAGGTGCCGTTCGGTGCTGGCCGCTTCATTGAGAAATATGTCTTCCCCGGCGGGGAGCTGCCACATATCGGAGAGGTGCTGCGCACCATGCAGCAGGGCGGGCTAGAGGCGCTGGATGTGGAAAATCTGCGCCGCCACTATGCCAAGACCTTGTCGTGCTGGACAATGAATTTTGAAAACCAGAGCGTTCGCATCCGCCAGGAAGTGGGCGAGGAGAAGTATCGTATCTGGCGGGTATATCTTTCCGGCTGCGCCTACGCTTTCCGCCATGATGTGGTGAGCATCTACCAAGTGCTCTGTCATAAGGCTGGCCGTCATGCCGATGGTTTGCCGTGGTCGCGCCAGTATATGTATGCGCATGGCGATGCAGAGGCAGCAACCATGCCCTCCCCAAACGGATGA
- a CDS encoding lmo0937 family membrane protein, with protein MPERLGGLTVRHNSFDGRRNVDCVYLPVSTGVRENAMFEIVIVTLLILWALGLLTAFTMGGFIHILLLLAVVAILVRFIQGRPL; from the coding sequence ATGCCAGAACGCTTGGGCGGTTTGACCGTGCGCCACAATTCCTTTGATGGCAGGCGTAATGTGGACTGCGTTTATCTTCCAGTTTCGACGGGTGTCCGGGAGAATGCCATGTTTGAAATTGTCATTGTCACCTTGCTGATCTTGTGGGCCTTGGGTTTGTTGACGGCTTTCACAATGGGAGGCTTCATCCATATTCTTTTGTTGTTGGCAGTCGTGGCTATACTGGTGCGTTTTATCCAAGGTCGGCCGTTATAA
- a CDS encoding DnaJ C-terminal domain-containing protein gives MKFHDYYETLGIARTATQDEVKQAYRKLARKFHPDVSKEADAETRFKELGEAYAVLKNPERRVAYDLMGGDLKSGQDFQPPPDWDSGFEFHGRDFGGGTADQDDFFESLFGRRARGGGHRHAHGVGRDHHAKVQIDLEDAYHGCQRSVELRMPTQTADGHVVLQTRTLSVAIPKGIRAGQHLRLAGQGGAAPGGGPAGDLYLEIEFKRHRLFRVEGSDVFLDLPVSPWEAALGASVEAPTPDGPVQLKIPPGSQAGKQLRLKGRGIPGAVPGDLYVALTIVLPPVAGERERAAYQAMAHAFDFNPRSALKG, from the coding sequence ATGAAGTTCCACGACTATTACGAAACGCTGGGCATTGCGCGCACCGCCACGCAGGATGAGGTCAAGCAGGCATATCGCAAGCTGGCGCGGAAATTCCATCCGGACGTCAGCAAAGAGGCCGATGCGGAGACGCGATTCAAGGAACTCGGCGAGGCCTACGCGGTATTGAAGAACCCTGAGAGGCGCGTCGCCTATGATTTGATGGGCGGCGATCTGAAAAGCGGACAGGACTTCCAGCCGCCGCCTGACTGGGACAGCGGCTTCGAGTTTCATGGCCGCGATTTCGGCGGCGGCACGGCCGATCAGGACGATTTCTTCGAGTCCTTGTTTGGCCGGCGCGCGCGCGGCGGCGGGCACCGTCATGCCCATGGTGTCGGTCGGGATCATCACGCCAAAGTGCAGATTGATCTGGAAGATGCCTACCATGGCTGCCAACGTAGCGTGGAGTTGCGCATGCCGACCCAGACTGCCGACGGCCATGTGGTGCTGCAGACGCGCACCTTGTCGGTGGCCATCCCCAAAGGCATACGGGCGGGGCAACATCTGCGCCTAGCCGGGCAGGGAGGCGCGGCGCCCGGCGGCGGGCCGGCCGGCGACTTGTATCTGGAAATCGAATTCAAGCGCCATCGGCTGTTTCGTGTCGAAGGGAGCGATGTGTTCTTGGATCTGCCGGTGTCGCCGTGGGAGGCGGCGCTTGGCGCATCCGTAGAAGCGCCCACGCCTGATGGTCCGGTTCAGCTCAAGATACCGCCGGGATCCCAGGCCGGGAAACAATTGCGCCTGAAGGGGCGAGGCATTCCCGGCGCCGTGCCGGGCGATTTATATGTGGCGCTGACGATAGTCTTGCCACCGGTGGCGGGCGAGCGGGAGCGCGCTGCCTACCAGGCCATGGCTCATGCCTTTGACTTCAATCCGCGCAGCGCGTTGAAAGGATAG
- a CDS encoding FtsX-like permease family protein, whose translation MTVISLIVGLSISGQTFYSFILENLEKCGTLKAIGAKKGGELVVMILFMATFTAVTGFGLGIGLITRLITLARSQLPNYATIITFWNLALAFGMVGIIAAISRYFAIRRVLKIETFDIFRA comes from the coding sequence ATGACGGTGATCAGCCTCATCGTCGGGCTGTCGATCTCCGGCCAGACGTTTTACAGCTTCATCCTGGAGAATCTGGAGAAATGCGGCACCCTCAAGGCCATCGGTGCCAAAAAAGGAGGCGAGCTGGTGGTGATGATTCTGTTCATGGCTACTTTCACCGCGGTCACCGGCTTTGGCCTGGGCATAGGGCTGATCACGCGGCTGATCACCCTCGCCCGCTCGCAGCTGCCCAACTACGCGACCATTATCACCTTCTGGAACCTGGCGCTGGCCTTTGGCATGGTGGGGATCATCGCCGCCATCTCCAGATATTTCGCCATCCGCCGAGTGCTCAAGATTGAAACATTCGACATCTTCCGCGCCTAA
- a CDS encoding BON domain-containing protein: MLTPSMQRASRFTLFLAYAALITVSAGARGNTVSTMPDNPPASTQTMGDTYAEGTEVSSYVSDAMIAGKVKAELFRDPDLTSYEIRVETDNGRVMLSGQVDTQAEVDRV, encoded by the coding sequence ATGCTTACCCCATCCATGCAACGCGCAAGCCGCTTTACTCTGTTTCTTGCCTACGCCGCGCTGATCACCGTTTCTGCAGGCGCCCGCGGCAATACCGTCAGCACCATGCCGGACAACCCGCCCGCCTCGACGCAAACCATGGGCGATACCTATGCCGAAGGCACCGAGGTGAGCAGCTATGTCTCGGACGCCATGATTGCTGGCAAAGTCAAAGCCGAGCTGTTCCGCGATCCTGATCTGACCTCGTACGAAATACGAGTGGAAACCGATAACGGTCGAGTCATGCTGAGCGGGCAGGTGGATACCCAGGCCGAGGTTGACCGGGTCTGA